The following proteins are encoded in a genomic region of Magnolia sinica isolate HGM2019 chromosome 1, MsV1, whole genome shotgun sequence:
- the LOC131248021 gene encoding uncharacterized protein LOC131248021: MLCWRILFMAPGWAMSSLTFRMSLSLNPFHLGVLLCRYGVRFIKQVIMLMLIQQTGGSKRRKFGARTHSDVCPRAGFDESSSGGLPSNNYRRRTGEVIGIAVQYAGGLLILASIFYLWWMKDAPGHMRVHTDSLRFVFSTLLQIVVIE, encoded by the exons ATGTTGTGTTGGAGAATCCTTTTCATGGCTCCAGGATGGGCAATGTCTTCCCTTACTTTTAGGATGTCTCTTTCTTTGAATCCATTCCACCTGGGAGTCCTTTTATGCAG GTATGGGGTCAGATTCATCAAGCAAGTTATTATGTTGATGTTGATACAACAGACAGGAGGATCCAAAAGAAG AAAGTTCGGTGCAAGAACTCACTCAGATGTTTGTCCAAGAGCTGGCTTTGATG AATCATCTAGTGGTGGTTTGCCTTCGAATAATTACAGAAGACGCACAGGAGAAGTTATCGGTATAGCTGTCCAATATGCAGGTGGACTATTGATCCTCGcatccattttctatctatggtggatgaaggatgcacctggccatatgcgagtgcacacagactcactaagatttgtattttcaacattattgcaaatt gtggtaattgaatga